One genomic region from Candidatus Omnitrophota bacterium encodes:
- a CDS encoding cysteine--tRNA ligase has translation MIRIYNTLTRQKQEFRPIKQGKISMYVCGPTVYDVPHIGHARSAYSFDVIRRYFEHSGYEVNFIRNVTDVDDKIIKKAAAELDEIGENLTSGRLRTRARDVASRYLKVYHNEMDVLGIKPPTSEPKATENIEQMIKFIELLIEKGYAYAVGANVYFSVEKFPEYGKLSNRDREQMLQGVRVEHDKQKEYPLDFALWKEAKEHEPAWKSPWGMGRPGWHIECSVMSTNLLGPRFDIHGGGLDLIFPHHENEIAQAEACTGERFANYWIHNGLLTVNGEKMSKSLGNYVTISDFLEKYGDPDLLKIAFLMSHYRSPMDYSDEKIDSARSAKDRIMIFFEKAERAGREYEASPGSEADIEAVGRAQWTVNELQERFTEAMDDDFNTSQALSVIFEGVKTGNDHLADPDKSPSEKAQMAKAISNYVLRFADILGLSLNPVKVDQDESKMIEELIARREEARKNRDFKSADRIREELAERGVTVEDTPKGPVWRKS, from the coding sequence ATGATCAGGATATACAACACGCTCACCAGGCAAAAGCAGGAGTTCAGACCCATTAAGCAGGGGAAGATCAGCATGTACGTCTGCGGGCCCACCGTTTACGACGTTCCCCACATAGGGCACGCCCGGAGCGCCTACAGTTTTGACGTTATAAGGCGGTATTTCGAACACTCCGGCTACGAGGTGAATTTCATAAGGAACGTGACCGACGTCGACGACAAGATCATAAAAAAGGCCGCTGCCGAGCTCGATGAGATCGGCGAGAACCTCACCTCGGGCAGGCTCAGGACCCGGGCGCGGGATGTGGCATCCAGGTATCTGAAGGTCTACCACAACGAGATGGACGTTCTTGGGATAAAGCCTCCCACCTCCGAGCCCAAGGCCACCGAGAACATCGAGCAGATGATAAAGTTCATAGAGCTCCTCATAGAAAAAGGCTATGCCTACGCGGTCGGGGCGAACGTGTATTTCAGCGTGGAGAAGTTCCCCGAATACGGCAAGCTCTCCAACCGCGACAGAGAGCAGATGCTCCAAGGCGTGCGCGTGGAACACGACAAACAGAAGGAGTACCCGCTTGACTTCGCCCTCTGGAAGGAGGCAAAGGAGCACGAGCCGGCCTGGAAGAGCCCGTGGGGCATGGGAAGGCCAGGTTGGCACATAGAGTGCTCGGTGATGAGCACGAACCTGTTGGGGCCCAGGTTCGATATTCACGGAGGGGGGCTTGACCTCATCTTCCCGCATCACGAGAACGAGATCGCTCAGGCGGAGGCCTGCACGGGAGAGAGATTCGCCAACTACTGGATACATAACGGGCTATTGACGGTGAACGGCGAGAAAATGTCCAAGTCGCTCGGCAACTACGTCACCATCTCGGATTTTCTGGAGAAGTACGGTGACCCGGACCTTTTGAAGATAGCTTTTCTTATGAGCCATTACAGGAGCCCGATGGATTACAGCGACGAGAAGATAGACAGTGCGAGGAGCGCAAAGGACCGGATAATGATATTCTTCGAAAAGGCCGAAAGGGCCGGCCGGGAATATGAGGCTTCTCCGGGAAGCGAGGCCGATATCGAGGCGGTGGGCCGGGCGCAGTGGACGGTCAATGAGCTGCAGGAGAGGTTCACCGAGGCCATGGACGACGACTTCAATACTTCCCAGGCCCTGTCGGTGATATTCGAGGGGGTCAAGACGGGTAACGATCACCTCGCTGACCCGGATAAGAGCCCTTCGGAAAAAGCCCAGATGGCCAAGGCGATAAGTAACTACGTGCTCAGGTTCGCGGATATACTCGGGCTTTCGCTGAACCCGGTAAAGGTGGACCAGGACGAATCGAAGATGATCGAGGAGCTTATCGCCAGAAGAGAAGAGGCGAGAAAGAACAGGGATTTCAAGAGCGCCGACAGAATACGGGAGGAGCTAGCCGAGAGGGGCGTGACCGTCGAGGATACCCCGAAAGGACCGGTATGGCGGAAAAGTTGA
- a CDS encoding MlaE family lipid ABC transporter permease subunit — MKMHKLRSLPARFYRNVVKKVKKFFTYIGGLAVLLVKTVFWIFSPRLRKWQVLEQMDRIGVASFPIIFLISLFTGMVLALQSAYQMQKVSAEMYIASLVALSLTRELGPVLTALIVAGRCGAAITAQLGTMQVTEQVDALETLSANPIQYLVVPRFLALLVMVPLLTIFADFFGIVGGYLIGVGKLDITHAMYVKMTWDPLKLKDVTTGLIKSVTFAVVICLISCFEGFNTKAGAEGVGRATTSAVVRSFILIIVFDCFLTALFYFVMR; from the coding sequence ATGAAGATGCATAAATTGAGGAGTTTGCCCGCGAGGTTCTACCGTAACGTGGTGAAGAAGGTGAAGAAGTTCTTCACCTACATCGGGGGCCTGGCGGTACTTCTGGTAAAAACGGTATTCTGGATATTCTCGCCGCGCCTTCGCAAGTGGCAGGTGCTCGAACAGATGGACCGTATCGGGGTGGCGAGCTTCCCGATCATATTCCTCATAAGCCTTTTTACGGGAATGGTCCTGGCGCTTCAGAGCGCCTACCAGATGCAGAAGGTCTCGGCGGAGATGTACATAGCTTCGCTTGTCGCTCTTTCGCTTACCCGTGAGCTGGGCCCTGTTCTTACCGCACTCATAGTCGCCGGAAGGTGCGGCGCGGCTATAACCGCCCAGCTGGGGACCATGCAGGTCACCGAACAGGTGGACGCGCTCGAGACGCTGTCGGCGAACCCCATCCAGTACCTTGTCGTGCCGCGTTTTCTGGCGCTTCTTGTCATGGTGCCTCTTCTGACGATCTTCGCCGATTTTTTCGGCATAGTCGGGGGTTACCTCATAGGCGTCGGAAAGTTGGACATAACACACGCGATGTACGTAAAAATGACCTGGGATCCCCTGAAACTGAAGGACGTGACGACCGGCCTTATCAAGAGCGTGACGTTCGCGGTAGTGATATGCCTCATATCCTGCTTCGAGGGGTTCAATACCAAGGCGGGCGCCGAGGGTGTGGGCCGGGCTACGACCTCGGCGGTGGTGAGGAGCTTCATCCTCATAATAGTTTTTGACTGTTTTCTTACGGCACTGTTTTATTTCGTGATGAGGTAG
- a CDS encoding ATP-binding cassette domain-containing protein: MIELKNIHKSFGSNRVLENLNLRIETGESMVIIGRSGCGKSVLLKHIIGLMRPDSGQVLIDDKDITRISSNQLNKMRMNFGMLFQGAALFDSLSVFENVGFQLIEYTDKPLEEVKSRVAECLEKVGLKGIEKAKPAQLSGGMKKRVGLARAICMSPKIILFDEPTTGVDPIMGDIINELIRHLHDTLDVTSITVTHDMKSAYKIADRIAMLYDRHIIESGTPDQIQNSDSSIVRQFITGSAEGPITKK, encoded by the coding sequence GTGATAGAACTCAAGAACATACACAAATCCTTCGGATCCAACAGGGTCCTCGAGAACCTCAACCTCAGGATAGAGACGGGCGAGTCGATGGTCATAATCGGCCGGTCCGGATGCGGCAAGAGCGTTCTGCTCAAGCATATAATCGGGCTTATGAGGCCCGATTCCGGCCAGGTCCTGATAGACGACAAGGACATAACCCGGATAAGCTCCAATCAGCTCAACAAGATGAGGATGAACTTCGGCATGCTTTTCCAGGGGGCGGCGCTTTTCGACTCGCTGAGTGTTTTCGAGAACGTGGGTTTCCAGCTGATCGAATACACCGATAAGCCTCTGGAGGAGGTAAAAAGCCGCGTCGCCGAGTGTCTGGAGAAGGTGGGGCTCAAGGGTATAGAGAAGGCCAAGCCGGCCCAGCTTTCCGGGGGCATGAAAAAGAGGGTGGGCCTTGCCCGGGCGATATGCATGTCGCCCAAGATAATACTTTTTGACGAACCCACTACCGGGGTCGACCCGATAATGGGGGATATAATAAACGAGCTCATACGGCATCTGCACGACACGCTGGACGTGACATCGATAACGGTGACCCATGACATGAAGAGCGCCTACAAGATAGCCGACAGGATAGCGATGCTTTACGACAGGCATATAATCGAGTCCGGCACGCCGGACCAGATACAGAATTCTGATAGCAGTATAGTCAGGCAGTTCATAACCGGGTCCGCGGAAGGCCCCATAACCAAGAAATAA
- the ispD gene encoding 2-C-methyl-D-erythritol 4-phosphate cytidylyltransferase translates to MKVVALVPAAGSGERLGRASEEKPFLEIGGKPLLAHVLSRLSDSGRIDRIVVMVKDKYLERTRDLIRGWHIEKVQSVVPGGVTRTESVRNGIEEASPGEDELVLIHDGARPFVTGEVIERAVDLAARTGAAVVGLPCDSTIKKVSGDLTVEETPPRSGLWEAQTPQVFSSEVIREAYRAYAGGNVTDDSSLVEMSGRKVKMVKGTRDNIKITVPEDIRLAEAILAGERAE, encoded by the coding sequence ATGAAAGTAGTTGCGCTGGTACCGGCTGCCGGCTCCGGGGAGCGCCTCGGCAGGGCAAGTGAGGAGAAGCCTTTCCTCGAGATAGGAGGAAAGCCCCTTCTCGCGCACGTTCTCTCGCGCCTCAGCGACTCGGGCCGGATCGACAGGATAGTGGTCATGGTCAAGGATAAGTACCTGGAAAGAACAAGGGATCTTATCCGCGGGTGGCATATAGAAAAGGTCCAATCGGTGGTGCCGGGGGGCGTGACCAGGACCGAATCTGTCAGAAACGGCATTGAAGAGGCTTCCCCGGGGGAGGACGAACTGGTCCTCATCCACGACGGGGCCAGGCCCTTCGTGACCGGCGAAGTTATAGAAAGGGCCGTTGATCTTGCCGCGAGGACCGGGGCCGCGGTGGTGGGATTGCCCTGCGACTCCACCATCAAGAAGGTTTCCGGCGACCTCACGGTCGAGGAGACGCCCCCGAGGTCGGGCCTGTGGGAGGCGCAGACCCCCCAGGTCTTTTCTTCGGAGGTCATCAGAGAGGCTTACCGCGCCTACGCGGGAGGGAACGTCACCGACGACTCTTCCCTTGTTGAGATGTCGGGACGAAAGGTGAAAATGGTGAAAGGCACGCGGGATAACATCAAGATAACCGTGCCGGAGGATATAAGGCTGGCCGAAGCCATACTGGCGGGGGAGCGCGCTGAATGA
- a CDS encoding TRAM domain-containing protein → MTIRLIRVFFLVLSAVCGYYLGSLFTDIANSAWIGLVAGTITGLLIILLEVKLKSVSLRNLSAAAFGLIFGFFMAWMVTLILRLIPMPEDVYPIAQIIFTLIFCYLGMIISIKGKDEFNVVIPYVRFTREDQSDQLFLLDTSVIIDGRIASVCETGFISGRLVVPRFVLHELQQVADSSDDSVRTRGRRGLDMLEKLKKVPGTEVIIHDEGLPDIKEVDAKLVRMAKVLDCPVLTNDFNLNKVAKLEGVMVLNINDLASSLRPVVLPGEKMNVFIKKEGKERDQGVAFMDDGTMIVVDNARRFIGRNVNVAVTSILQTSAGRMIFANLMEKADQGKQNRSQKGQGRGGNKKHGNGQKKNETSSPDEKKGNG, encoded by the coding sequence ATGACGATCAGATTAATCAGAGTGTTTTTTCTTGTGCTGAGCGCCGTATGCGGTTATTACCTGGGGTCGCTCTTCACCGACATTGCCAACTCAGCGTGGATCGGGCTTGTCGCGGGAACGATCACGGGTCTGCTTATCATACTTCTTGAGGTAAAGCTCAAGAGCGTTTCGCTGCGGAACCTTTCCGCGGCGGCTTTCGGGCTCATCTTCGGTTTCTTCATGGCATGGATGGTGACGCTCATCCTGCGCCTTATACCCATGCCGGAAGACGTCTATCCCATAGCCCAGATAATATTCACCCTTATTTTCTGTTACCTGGGGATGATAATATCCATCAAGGGAAAGGACGAGTTCAACGTGGTCATCCCCTACGTGCGTTTTACCAGGGAGGACCAGAGCGACCAGCTTTTTCTTCTGGATACCAGCGTTATCATAGACGGAAGGATAGCGAGCGTCTGCGAGACCGGTTTCATCTCGGGCAGGCTGGTTGTACCGCGGTTCGTTCTGCATGAACTGCAGCAGGTCGCCGACAGTTCCGACGATTCGGTGAGGACCAGAGGGCGCCGCGGCCTCGACATGCTCGAGAAGCTCAAGAAGGTCCCGGGAACGGAGGTCATAATACACGACGAGGGTCTTCCGGACATCAAGGAGGTCGACGCCAAGCTGGTGAGGATGGCCAAGGTCCTGGACTGCCCGGTCCTGACCAATGATTTCAATCTCAACAAGGTCGCCAAGCTCGAAGGGGTCATGGTGCTCAACATCAACGACCTGGCCAGCTCACTGCGCCCGGTGGTGCTTCCGGGGGAGAAGATGAACGTCTTCATCAAGAAAGAGGGCAAAGAGCGCGACCAGGGAGTCGCCTTTATGGACGACGGGACCATGATAGTGGTGGATAACGCCAGGAGGTTCATCGGCAGGAACGTGAACGTAGCGGTGACCAGCATTCTTCAGACCTCCGCGGGCAGGATGATATTCGCCAATCTTATGGAGAAAGCCGATCAGGGTAAACAGAACCGTTCCCAGAAGGGCCAGGGGCGGGGCGGCAACAAAAAGCACGGGAACGGACAGAAAAAGAACGAAACCTCATCCCCGGACGAAAAGAAGGGTAACGGGTAA
- a CDS encoding MCE family protein, with protein MFRDEKLEMKVGLFIGIGLFVMFFIVFSISDFYVFEKGYNFNVIFDYVNGITSNAPVRLAGVHVGDVEDISIYYDDEAQKTRVKLNVWVKGQVRVERDAVARINTLGLLGEQYLELTPGKMNRFLEEGDTLTGKNPVNVGVQMERVSGLVKDISEGRGTLGKLLTEDTIYNDLEGVFGRLNRGEGTIGKLLVEEDVYDNIKDFTKDIKAHPWKLLHRPRSRDRSSSEREPDRGTEIEPF; from the coding sequence ATGTTCAGGGACGAAAAACTCGAAATGAAGGTCGGTCTCTTTATAGGAATAGGCCTTTTTGTCATGTTCTTCATAGTATTCTCGATAAGCGATTTCTACGTGTTCGAGAAGGGATATAATTTCAACGTCATCTTCGATTACGTTAACGGGATAACCTCCAACGCGCCGGTGAGGCTTGCCGGAGTGCATGTCGGCGACGTTGAGGATATATCCATATACTATGACGACGAGGCCCAGAAAACGCGGGTCAAGCTGAACGTTTGGGTCAAGGGCCAGGTCCGCGTCGAGAGGGACGCGGTGGCCCGGATAAACACGCTCGGGCTTCTGGGCGAGCAGTACCTCGAGCTTACCCCGGGGAAAATGAACCGTTTCCTAGAAGAGGGGGACACTTTGACCGGAAAGAACCCGGTGAACGTGGGAGTTCAGATGGAGAGGGTGAGCGGCCTGGTGAAGGATATTTCCGAGGGCAGGGGCACGCTGGGCAAGCTGCTTACCGAAGACACCATCTACAATGACCTTGAGGGCGTTTTCGGCAGGCTTAACCGCGGGGAAGGCACCATAGGCAAGCTCCTGGTGGAAGAGGACGTTTACGATAACATAAAGGATTTTACCAAAGACATAAAAGCCCATCCCTGGAAGCTTCTGCACAGGCCACGCAGCCGCGACAGGAGCTCCTCGGAAAGGGAACCGGACCGGGGAACGGAGATAGAACCGTTCTAG
- the tmk gene encoding dTMP kinase translates to MFITFEGPEGCGKSTHSRRLFDEMTSDGMEVVHTAEPGGTELGARIRDILLEKKDIRLGEVAELLLFEADRAQHVAEVIRPALEEGGIVLCDRFNTATFAYQGYGLGMDMDLVKRVDRAATGGLEADLTVLMDVDVETGLKRAGAYSAGDRMEKRAVSFHRKVRDAYLRMAGDEPGRFIIIRVSDDIEQTYKAVREAVYGYIERNKGTG, encoded by the coding sequence ATATTCATTACGTTCGAGGGGCCAGAAGGTTGCGGCAAGAGCACGCATTCCAGGAGGCTCTTCGATGAGATGACCTCGGATGGAATGGAAGTGGTCCATACCGCCGAGCCCGGCGGCACCGAACTGGGCGCGAGGATAAGGGACATACTCCTGGAGAAAAAGGATATCCGCCTGGGGGAGGTGGCAGAACTGCTTCTTTTCGAGGCCGACCGCGCGCAGCATGTCGCCGAGGTCATACGCCCGGCCCTGGAGGAGGGCGGGATCGTCCTGTGCGACAGGTTCAACACCGCGACCTTCGCTTACCAGGGGTACGGCCTGGGGATGGACATGGACCTTGTAAAAAGGGTCGACCGCGCCGCGACCGGCGGGCTGGAGGCGGACCTGACGGTGCTCATGGACGTTGACGTCGAGACGGGGCTAAAGCGCGCGGGAGCCTACAGCGCGGGAGACAGGATGGAGAAGAGGGCGGTTTCCTTTCACCGGAAGGTGAGGGACGCCTACCTCAGGATGGCGGGGGATGAGCCCGGGAGATTCATCATCATAAGGGTCAGCGACGATATCGAACAGACTTATAAAGCTGTCAGGGAAGCGGTTTATGGTTACATTGAACGGAATAAAGGGACAGGATAA
- the cysE gene encoding serine O-acetyltransferase: MFFRDELRAATERDPAATGYAEIIFTYSGLHALVFYRMSSSLRGLKVPFLPRLISQMGKWFTGIEIHPGARIGKGLFIDHGMGVVIGETSVIGENVTLFQGVTLGGTGKEKGKRHPTIGDNVVVGAGAKILGNITVGNNVLVGANAVVLRDVPHDSTVVGVPGRIARRKGKRLPGGINLDHSSLPDPLQQALERLQHEIDHIETEIQEHHEDGK, translated from the coding sequence ATGTTCTTCCGGGACGAGCTTCGTGCCGCGACCGAAAGGGATCCGGCGGCCACCGGCTACGCCGAGATAATCTTCACCTATTCGGGGCTTCACGCTCTGGTGTTCTACAGGATGTCCTCCTCGCTGAGGGGGCTCAAGGTCCCCTTCCTGCCGAGGCTCATTTCTCAGATGGGCAAATGGTTCACCGGCATCGAGATACATCCGGGGGCCAGGATAGGCAAGGGACTGTTCATAGACCACGGCATGGGTGTTGTGATAGGCGAGACCTCCGTTATAGGCGAGAACGTGACTCTCTTCCAGGGGGTGACCCTTGGTGGAACGGGCAAGGAGAAGGGGAAGAGGCATCCGACAATAGGCGATAACGTGGTCGTGGGCGCCGGGGCGAAGATCCTGGGCAATATCACCGTGGGCAATAATGTCCTGGTGGGCGCGAACGCCGTTGTCCTGAGGGATGTTCCGCATGACTCTACCGTCGTGGGCGTTCCCGGGCGTATCGCCAGGCGCAAAGGAAAGCGCCTTCCCGGAGGCATCAACCTCGACCACAGTTCGCTGCCCGACCCGCTCCAGCAGGCACTGGAGAGGCTGCAGCACGAGATAGATCATATCGAAACGGAAATACAGGAACATCACGAGGACGGAAAATGA
- a CDS encoding 2-C-methyl-D-erythritol 2,4-cyclodiphosphate synthase, which yields MRIGMGYDMHRLEDGRPFILGGVAIAHDKGPVGHSDGDVLLHAVCDALLGAIGEDDIGAKFPDTDPSYSGIASSELLREVMYITDRAGYRVHNLDTVVVLEKPRIGPYRHRIIGSIADMLMVPAEFIAVKAKTAEGLGDIGRGEAVSAYATVLLKET from the coding sequence ATGAGGATAGGGATGGGTTACGATATGCACCGCCTGGAGGACGGAAGACCCTTTATCCTGGGCGGGGTTGCTATAGCACACGATAAAGGACCGGTCGGGCATTCCGACGGGGACGTACTTCTTCACGCGGTATGCGACGCACTGCTGGGGGCCATCGGCGAGGATGATATCGGAGCCAAGTTCCCCGATACCGATCCTAGCTACAGCGGTATAGCCAGCAGTGAACTGCTGAGGGAAGTGATGTATATCACCGACCGGGCGGGGTACCGGGTCCACAACCTGGATACCGTGGTCGTCCTGGAGAAGCCCAGGATAGGGCCCTACAGGCACCGGATCATCGGTTCAATTGCGGATATGCTGATGGTTCCCGCGGAGTTCATAGCGGTTAAGGCGAAGACCGCGGAAGGACTGGGGGATATCGGACGGGGCGAGGCGGTCTCGGCCTACGCCACGGTACTGCTTAAGGAAACTTAA
- the holB gene encoding DNA polymerase III subunit delta', whose amino-acid sequence MVTLNGIKGQDNAVRYLTGSLASGRISSSYLFTGPEGVGRALTARAFIKALMCTEKSSPEIPCQACAACRRLDSDDHPDMRWIGPENKRAIKIDQVRAAKEALSLKPYEGGMNVCVIEKAHLMTTEASNALLKMLEEPPGRSVIILITSKKELLLPTVISRCSQVRFRSLPVETTRDIIMRSGADLSGDFATYLAYFSQGSPGRALEMISEGVLQRREDVLALLETIAREENAVCLNWDTDEREILLEDVEMLIMMFRDIALAKEGAGPFMVDGELSSSAAYGYFTGYTTERILDIVEMLTGLRKALTGNTNPKLVAQALPGMIK is encoded by the coding sequence ATGGTTACATTGAACGGAATAAAGGGACAGGATAACGCGGTAAGGTACCTTACCGGCAGTCTGGCTTCGGGCAGGATCTCATCGAGCTATCTATTTACCGGCCCGGAGGGGGTAGGCAGAGCCCTGACGGCGAGGGCCTTCATCAAGGCGCTCATGTGCACCGAGAAGAGTTCGCCTGAAATCCCCTGCCAGGCGTGCGCCGCCTGCAGAAGGCTGGATTCGGATGACCACCCGGACATGAGGTGGATCGGTCCAGAGAATAAACGCGCTATCAAGATAGACCAGGTACGCGCCGCGAAGGAAGCGCTGAGCCTCAAGCCCTACGAGGGCGGTATGAACGTCTGCGTGATAGAGAAGGCTCATCTAATGACCACGGAGGCTTCGAACGCGCTTCTTAAGATGCTGGAAGAGCCGCCCGGGCGGTCCGTGATCATATTAATTACCAGCAAGAAGGAGCTTCTTCTTCCGACGGTCATATCCCGATGCTCACAGGTAAGGTTCAGGTCCCTTCCGGTCGAAACTACCAGGGATATCATCATGCGGTCCGGGGCCGATCTAAGCGGGGACTTCGCGACATACCTGGCGTATTTTTCGCAGGGTTCCCCCGGCAGAGCGCTCGAGATGATTTCCGAGGGCGTTCTCCAGAGAAGGGAGGACGTACTCGCTCTTCTGGAGACGATCGCGCGCGAAGAGAACGCTGTCTGCCTCAACTGGGATACCGATGAGCGGGAGATACTCCTTGAGGACGTCGAGATGCTCATAATGATGTTCCGCGACATCGCCCTGGCCAAAGAAGGAGCCGGTCCCTTTATGGTGGACGGCGAGCTTTCTTCCTCCGCCGCCTACGGGTATTTCACCGGATACACGACAGAGAGGATCCTCGATATCGTGGAGATGCTGACGGGTTTGCGCAAGGCCCTTACGGGTAATACCAACCCGAAGCTGGTGGCGCAGGCTCTTCCGGGGATGATAAAGTGA
- a CDS encoding stage 0 sporulation protein, whose protein sequence is MRELVHVQLRSAGEVKCFLANGLKLDTGDKVIVEADRGLESGEVVSANEEAGDLAGVEKPIRKVIRKANPWDQKQIEKNRRKTKDLMSLCDKKIKQHALPMKLVDAEYSFDRSKIIFYFTSENRVDFRNLVKDLASIFRVRIELRQIGVRDEARMLGGHGPCGRELCCMSFLKDFNPVTIKMAKVQNLPLNPSKISGLCGRLMCCLGYEYSCYRDCTKGMPKLGREIKTEHGIGKVIGINPLKGLVTVDLGEGKIRDIQIEAKEDR, encoded by the coding sequence ATGCGGGAACTTGTGCATGTACAGCTTAGGTCCGCCGGCGAGGTCAAATGTTTCCTTGCCAACGGGCTAAAACTCGATACGGGTGACAAGGTGATAGTCGAAGCCGACAGGGGCCTGGAATCGGGAGAGGTGGTATCGGCCAATGAAGAGGCGGGCGACCTCGCAGGCGTTGAAAAGCCCATAAGAAAGGTCATACGAAAGGCCAATCCGTGGGACCAGAAGCAGATAGAGAAGAACAGGCGCAAGACAAAGGACCTGATGTCCCTTTGCGATAAGAAGATAAAGCAGCACGCTCTTCCCATGAAACTCGTTGATGCGGAGTATTCCTTCGACAGGTCCAAGATTATATTTTATTTCACATCGGAGAACCGGGTGGATTTCAGGAATCTGGTCAAGGACCTGGCCAGCATATTCAGGGTGAGGATAGAGCTGCGCCAGATCGGTGTGAGGGACGAGGCCAGGATGCTCGGCGGGCACGGGCCCTGCGGGAGGGAGCTCTGCTGCATGTCCTTTCTGAAGGACTTCAATCCTGTTACCATAAAGATGGCGAAAGTGCAGAACCTGCCGCTCAACCCTTCAAAGATATCGGGTCTCTGCGGCAGGCTGATGTGCTGCCTGGGCTATGAATACTCGTGCTACAGGGATTGCACCAAAGGCATGCCCAAGCTCGGCAGGGAGATAAAGACCGAGCACGGTATAGGCAAGGTCATCGGCATAAATCCCCTCAAGGGACTGGTCACGGTGGACCTGGGCGAGGGCAAGATCAGGGACATACAGATAGAGGCAAAGGAGGACAGGTAA